GCCTTCATATTAAGTTGAGCAAGACCTTGTTGAAGTAAGAATGCTGTCACTTGATGCTCTTGAGATGATCAATGGTAATTTACATGTAGAGGTGCCAAAGAGAGGTCTATGTACACAATGACACTTTGCTTTGggccaaaaaagaaacttattgatagcttttctaaataataatactatgagtgtcataatttttgtttttctcgcTCATTTGAGTGTTAGAAGAAATTCACCTTACAAAATTTGCAATGGGAGTAGAGCAGGAGAAGTGACGTGTGTTTGTATGAACAAAGCCAAGATGAAggtcttttgtattttttgtcaatattgCGGACTGCAAAGTCCAACAAGATTCGATGAGTACTGagcattaatttttctctccACGCCGTCGCTTTTTCCCGTGCATTTAGTCTCTGTCGAGTGAGAGAGATCACGCTGAGCAAAGAGAAGTGAGTGAGTGAGTAAAGGAGAAGACAGAGCACgcgcgagagagggagagagaagaagcgtCTTCGTCCATGGGGTCAACAAGTTTCAGAGATAGGGAGCAAGCTTTTAgagatagggagagagagagagagagagacgacaTTTGATGAAGCATTTAGAGAAAATCTTTGCCATGTCGGATAAAGATTTTCCAACATCGAAATGAAAAACTAAATAAGAAAAAGCTAATTCCCAACACATATACTTGAGTGAACGATTTTATAGCGATGTAACACTCTAGTACatgaaaaataagttaattCGCAAATGAGTACCATACGAAATGTATAACATTCATCGTGTTTTTAGCCCGACACTTCCCGTATCTAAAGGTGGGAAGAAAGAGGGGAACGCTGGAACGTGCAACGGAGGGCGAGCAAGGAAATAGTGAGTTTGCCCAAAGAGTACACGTCAACATAGCACAGCAACTACAAGTCAACTCGACCGGTTTTTATATGGTCCGTTTGGTAGGACCTGTCGTTCGCTCCCTGACTCGGCCGGAGACTCAGTGAGTGATACTGACTTGAGTCTGCCGATTTGCAAAGTGTCAAGAAATGGACATCGAGAAACCCGTCAAAACCCACCTCAGGATGtgaatttcttttcattcctttcttctttttcaatctcCCCTCCAGCCTCAAAAGCAAATCTCTTTCTTGAGAAACTATTAAATGTCGctcccttcttcttccccatAACCCACTAACCAGCTCTTGCTCTGCCACTCTCAATCTCTTTCTtattgtttctctctctctctctctctcgatggaTAAACAACGCCGCCATAAGCAGGCCAGGACCAGCAGTTGTTGCTCCGACGGTGAGTTCTCTTCCTTCCGTCTTATTTTATTCCCTGccattctcactttttctttgctcttcatctttttcttcttggtctcTTCTTTGGCTCTTCACGTTTCTGTATACTTGCTCTGAGCTCTTTCCGTTCGGACTTTTGCATACATGTTTGAAGGCTCTGATTATAatcatttccatttttcttgTGAATGTTTTGGCAGAGGTGAGCAGCATTGAGTGGGAGTTCATAAACATGTCAGAGCAAGAAGAAGACCTTATTCACAGAATGTACAAGCTCGTTGGTGACAGGTAAAAAGCACAGCTGAAGTTtgattttgctttctttcttcctctctctcgtgTCTCGTAGTTTCACGAAACTAGTGATTAAATAACAgccattttcatttcttcaaCTTCCATTATTAGTGTGGCGTTAAAGCAAAGCAatgtggttttctttttctgagaAGACTTTAGGAGAAAGTATAGTCAGGCCCAACTGATAATCCACATTGTATATCGGCAAGAGTCTCGTGGCAAAAGGCTCCACCAAAGCCGGGTTCCGCAGTGTCTTTAGACATGTCAAGGACCTTGAAGTGAAACCTTGAGTGCCTGTTAGACCAGAAGCCTAAGTATTTGATGTTTCAGGTCACCGTTTAAGAAATAGACCGCCCATCAATCTCTAGAGACTATAAATGCTATTCATTCAGTGATTAACTTCAATGCAGAGTTAGCTTATGGTTGAGTAGACCCTGTTTGTCTTTTCGGTTGCTTATTACATGGGAATAAAAGAAATGGCAATGTGCTTCTCAGGTGGGCGTTGATTGCGGGTCGAATTCCGGGTCGGAAAGCGGAGGAAATCGAGAGGTTTTGGATCATGAGACATGGGGAGGTGTTTGCTGAGAGGAGGAGACAGCTAAGAAGACACAAGTCCTGATGTTAAATTCCAAATTCCTTCTAAAAAAATCagctttttagaattttttttcccctgctCAATCCtccgttttttaaattttggggCATGCTAAAATCTGTagtttctctcctttccctaggattagattagattagatcagattagattagattagacgTGTAAAATGTCACAAGGTTCTTGGAGGTTGGATGAAACTGAAAGCACCAATGGCAGTGACATACCCATTTGGCCAAATTATAAATGAGTCGGACCGTTTGGACTCTCGAAGCTACACAAATTTGCACTATCAGAAGAGGACAGAAGTAGGGACAAAATCCataccaaagaaacaaagattcgGAGCTTTTTAGATTATTTAGTTTTCATCTCAGTTGGTATGTGGTCCACCAGTTAGCTTTTCAATTCTGGATGGTCGATGGGTCACTTTCTTGAATCTCTCACAAAAGGGAGagttggaggaaaaagaaatggttcTGGTTAAATTCAAGATGTTCTGCTTCCTTCTGCTATGCCTTAGCCACATGAAACATTTGCTGCTAGACTGCTACGGTATACAGTAATAGAGTCATTTTGCAAGTACACACATGCATCCCTTCATTTTTCCTGGTTCCATGGTCATCCCTCTGAGTTTTTTTCCGATGTAATATCGTAGTCTGGACTCCCAAAATTGCATCTTGAACCTGTCACCAATTAGTATGGCAAATTAAATCGATCACCAATGTGCAGTCAAGGCAAATAGTAGAAGCTTGGCgacattactcaaatctttCCATTCTCTCTATGGGTTGGAGTTGGGACATTGAAGTTGGTAACTTGTCATTGAGATCTCAGTGGTTTGGGAGAGTGATCTTTTCCTTTCTGAAATGGTAGATAGATTCTTTTGTCGGAAAAGGCAGAGTTGAAGATGATATTGGTCAGATCTGCAAAGGCCCAAAGGGACTTAACAGGTCCCCGCCCAACACATGTTTCAAATGTCCCCCACACGGCTGTGCGTCTTACCAAAGGAATGTGTTTGGTCGAAAACGCCTTCCTTCAACTCGACTTTTGACAGTTCGAGCCCTGTTATTATCGAATGTCGGGTTAAGAAATGCTTGATTGCACACGAATTTCGCATCCGCGATCAGACTCCGCTGCCAGTGCGCACCTTAAAATGCTTGCAATCTCAGTTAATGTTGTTTACAGAAAGCAACAACCTGTCAAACAGGGGCTCCGTCGGTCAAAATGGTAATTGGGGCCTCGACTAGGATCCTTTTGGATCAGCTGCTAAATTGGATCATCTGTCGTTTACCTTCACGTCAAGTCTTTCAATGGTTCTTGGCTTTTTACGTGGTACAGAGCCTACGGACATATCAGAGTCTGCTCGCTCAAATGGCAACGCGAGCGATGGCCGATAGGTCTACGAGATGAGATTAGCATATTTGATGACGTGGCATGTGAGCTCGACACGGGGCGTCCACGTGGGGCCCACATCAATCAAAGATGGTGATGAAGACCAGATCAAGGCCCAATGAAGCCAAGGGCCCAACTGAAGGTCATAAGAGCTTCAAGCTGCCAACCTCACATTACCCATTTTGCAAATAAGAAGCAGAAGCTGCAGCTGAAAGCGCTGGAAAACACAAACAAACAGTGCCTGAAATTGATCGAGACatcgagagagggagagagagtgaggaggaAGATGATACACCGGAAATGGAGTCTCCTGACTGGTCCCGGCGCTATTCTCGGTGGCATAGTGGCCGCTGTCGTCGTCGCCAACTACATCTTTCTAGGcgtaatcttctctctctttctctctccccctaatttcagcacaaaaaaaaaaaaaaggttttttcctttgttcgtTTTCTAGCTGCATCGTTGCGCGGCTCCCGCCGGATTCTCTGGCTTATCGCTTTGAATTGATGAGCTTTATGCGGGTGGCGATGTTGGATCTGGTTTTTTGCGGATGGCGATTGTGGGGGAGGGACATATGTTGAACTTTGAATGCCTGAACTGACGAGCTCATTGGTATATCGAGCTCGTGTTACGAAATCCTTTTAAGTCGCATGAAATTGGTTTTGACTTAAGGGCTGGGCCCATCACGTGAGCTGACAACAGGTCGATGATATGTTTCTAACTGAATCAGATGAATGATTCTGCTTTTATTTCTTTGGTACTGTCCGTATGTCTGGTGATTACTTGTTCTTCAATACTATAGAAACAGTTGACTGGAAGTCTGTTTTGGCTTCAAAGCTTCATGCCTGATTTTACTGGATTGAAATTACTGGAAATGTACTCGTGAAGGTATAAGTAGCTTGGGAATTCAGTAATGGGAACATTTCCTCTACTTATAAAATTTTGCTAATATATTAGTTGGGTGGTGGTTTTAGAATCATATACTAGGAAAATTCGTTGTTTCATGCCACAATATGCGTTTTCTTGGCATAAGTAGTTGTTCGTAATCCTGACGGTACTCCTTCAGGTTTGCTATCTAGTGGAAGAGGAGGACCAATTGGACTGATGCTCGAAAGAAAGGGATGGTAGGGAGAGAGATGAACTTGTAGGATGAAACTGAAAGACCTACTTTTTTGTTGGGATATTCATGAGAATCCAGTGTTGTCAGATAGACATGGCGCCAGATGGATGCGAGAGTGAAATAAATATATTGTGTGAATTCTTGGACTTTCCTTTTGTCCGGCCTGGCCGGTGTCTTATTGCTTGTTCATAGTTTTGCATTGTCATATTATACAACAACTCGCATTGCCACATCATCTATTAAAACACACTTGTTCTAGGTACATGTACATGACCATTTAATTGAGACTTCAGCTCGTTTGTTATTATCGGTGGCCATGCTATTTCACTTGCCAAGGCTTTTAAGCTAGAATAGGAAGTACATTTTAAAGGCCGGCCACTGACCTTCCACTTAAACACTCGTTGAAAATTTGAGAAAGAGAAGTTGCAGCAACCATTTTAGGGTGCGGTTTACTTCAGTCAGTTCATCAAGCAATTTTTAAGCCGTCCCTTATGTAACGCATCTCTGGCTAAGTATGCAATTGAGTCACAGTGTCATTTTTTGTCACCtttgttcttgatgttcttaccTGCTTCATACCTCATTGCTATTTATAGGATCCATTCCGTAAGCCAGAGCCAAAGAAGGAGTACTCACCATCGTCTACCAAGTGATCATGGTGATGTGTAAGCAATCTTCTTTTCCTAAGTTTTGGTCATTGCCTCTGTTGGATTTTCGCTTGGACATGCCAATAACTTGGAATCTCTTATCAGAACTCAAGTGAACGTGAGGACCATGTTTGGGCTGGGTTTTGAGAGTTCTTGAACCTTACGATGGAAACAGAAAGTTGTATCTTGAAATATTAGTTTCGAGAACATTGTTCAACCCTATGTACCTAGCCATTCTCTTTTGTTGTATGCTGCTGTCACATTTTCTGCTTGACTGCCAAAAATAAGGTTCAGTGAACACTGTGGCTAATGCAAATGTTCCCATTGATGGCAGAAGGTAATGAATTGTCATGCTGATATTTCTGAATTAGTCATTTAGAGCTTCAATATTAATGTTACTTTTTAGCGAACTTAAGACCGGCTTTGGTACAATGCTAAACCTTGCTTCGCCAGTTGTGATCAAGGGCGAGCAAAACATCTTTTTTTACTATAGCTAGATTGACCATATcaaatagaaaaagggaaatacaTAGGACGGCAACTAAACGTATTTTGGACCTAACTCTATTTTGGACCAAGTTAAAATGAAGTCGATGATCTACGTGACAAGTCTCCAAGCACAAGGCCTGGTCTTTCACTAAATGCACTTGAACATCACTCTGCCAACTTTCCCCATAGGAGAGGTATTTCTGGGGCTAGCTAAGAACTAGAACTAGTTTAACTAGACAAACTGCAAAACACACTTCCACCCCAAACGTATTGCAACCGGGTACCGGGTTAGACTGGTTTGGCGGCGCAAAAAAGCTTGGCGAAGGTTGTTTACAAAACAATCCTATGTATAGCAAGTGAAGCATCAGTGGCGCCAAACGCTGTGGTGTAATTTGTTGACCAGTCAATTTGTGAATTACCTCTGGAGCATGAGAACAATTTCAAAGCAGAACTAAGTATTTTCTCCATTTATGGAGTGATCTCAAAACTTGTAAACGGTCTCCCACATACGAGTAATTTGTGTCACCAAGTGACTTGAAAGAACTTGCAAGAAGGGCTGCCCTGCCGCGGCCAAAGATAGAATAAGTGAATGAACTCCGACAAGCAATCTGCCTTAAAGCAAGACCATCCTGTACCACCCTCaaaaacaattcaagaattgaAGAATGTGTAAGAATGAAGTATTCGTAATTGATCCCTTTACAAGCTTCATCCCAACAGATCAAAAAGGGATGACAATGCTACGACCTTTTCTCCGTATCCTCAGAGATGAAACCATCTCTTCCAAACAATTTATACCGccaaaatttcatgtcaatgAAGATTTCCTTTTGAAAGATTCACCAGCATTTCCATTACCAGATCATTCCAAGAATCAATTGGCCCTGGCAAGCACCAATGCAAGCAATCATTCTGGACCTTGGCATTTTTGTCTTGAGCAAATGGTTGGAATTGCCGATACGGACCTGGGTGTGCATCAGGCCGCAACAGCGACATCTGCGTTGTGTCGAGTAATGCCAAAGTGACCCCTTTCTGGGATCCCATTTCCACAGCCGTCCCGACTTCCTCCAATTCAATGTCGCGCATAATTTTGTCCACATCCTTCAGGTCCACCTCTCCGCCTTTGAATGGAATGGTTCTATTGCAAGTCCCCCCACTAAACCATTCCCCATTCTCGAAATGATCCGGGGTGGTGGttctaaagaaaacaaatgCTCGATGTTCAGAATTAGTGACAAAGCTCAGAACTAGCTGAAGAGCTTTTCTGTATGCATAATCGAAACCTAGCTCTGTCAAGTTCTTTCCAGGGCAGTAGTGACATCCCATGACTGTATCATTTTCATGGTAGATGGCAGTTTTCAGAAACCACTTGCCACCGGCAATCACGGCGTAATCATAGTTCTTGTACTGCTCAGTCCATTTCTTGTCAAGTTCGTCAAGATGAAGCTGGATTTCCGATGAGGACACTCCATTTATGTCTTCAAATATATCTGCTTTAACGAGGAAAGGAGTCCATATGACTGCAAGAGTGAAGTTGTGAGCTGGAAAATACCATCTTTTTGATCTGTGCTCTTTGTCATGGTAGACCTCAATGGCTTCCCCAGCCTGCACAACATGATCATAATGTAAAGACTGAAAAAGATTGATCTGCCTCAAGGATCTACACCTTATCCAACTGCTTGGGGACAGCGGGGTTTTTTTATGTTGCAGCTATTATAGGTCCAGTTGATGCTATG
This sequence is a window from Rhodamnia argentea isolate NSW1041297 chromosome 3, ASM2092103v1, whole genome shotgun sequence. Protein-coding genes within it:
- the LOC115753589 gene encoding transcription factor CPC; the encoded protein is MDKQRRHKQARTSSCCSDEVSSIEWEFINMSEQEEDLIHRMYKLVGDRWALIAGRIPGRKAEEIERFWIMRHGEVFAERRRQLRRHKS
- the LOC115753505 gene encoding protein trichome birefringence-like 25, whose protein sequence is PFYLSVCLSVSQLNSSWLNATWVVAKSLLTLQSVITNLSLSLSNLAISFRGHDEVREMRSEINPSSLFKQNYVFAKFALSFLLIGLAFRLFVSDSIRLSSSVVQEPPVSESITENESPLASLPIQRPDDGDSSATFTSNNESLINRTETCDIFVGKWVPDPSGPLYTNESCHAIEAHQNCMKNGRPDSGYLYWRWTPRDCELAKFDPDKFLDTMKDKSWAFIGDSISRNHVQSLLCILSQAGEAIEVYHDKEHRSKRWYFPAHNFTLAVIWTPFLVKADIFEDINGVSSSEIQLHLDELDKKWTEQYKNYDYAVIAGGKWFLKTAIYHENDTVMGCHYCPGKNLTELGFDYAYRKALQLVLSFVTNSEHRAFVFFRTTTPDHFENGEWFSGGTCNRTIPFKGGEVDLKDVDKIMRDIELEEVGTAVEMGSQKGVTLALLDTTQMSLLRPDAHPGPYRQFQPFAQDKNAKVQNDCLHWCLPGPIDSWNDLVMEMLVNLSKGNLH